The Acidianus manzaensis genome has a window encoding:
- a CDS encoding serine/threonine-protein kinase yields the protein MSAKPLFFLGFLLVLLFIFIFPPLGIALLVLFAISIILYFFGKTILKILNEDKKPPMRHQMHHKYNQQSIRQAYSQPKNQFPPKNVQIQTQNKTPNIQNPSFSLSNYILQQKLGEGGFATVYRGIDKRNNQEVAIKLYKSTSKDFVKEVAVWLNLNHPNIVKLLDYDITPSPYVVMELMKGGTLEGKKFDKITATRIILDTLQGLKYAHSKGIIHRDIKPSNILLDENGRAKVSDWGIAKIAERTTSTNLSMTLQYASPEELSGLPVDERSDVYQVCEVFYEILTGVPAFSGDLISITGKKMSENFVLPSVFDSSLSNFDTLFKKCFSPKKEDRYSDDELIKILSNNLINTVSVTVSKTNSTYAYVELAYAYATLGDYERALFWLKELNKRVDCKDVIQVLELKVKSNYYTQEEVLKRIELLRSRIGLHSR from the coding sequence ATGTCAGCTAAACCATTATTCTTTTTAGGTTTCCTTTTAGTCCTTCTATTTATATTTATCTTTCCTCCTTTAGGTATAGCCTTACTTGTATTGTTCGCTATATCTATCATTCTTTATTTTTTTGGAAAAACAATACTTAAAATATTAAACGAAGATAAAAAACCACCAATGCGACATCAAATGCACCACAAATATAACCAACAGTCCATTAGACAAGCATATTCACAACCGAAAAACCAATTTCCACCTAAAAACGTTCAAATACAAACTCAAAATAAAACACCTAACATTCAGAATCCTTCTTTCTCTTTATCCAATTATATCCTTCAACAAAAATTAGGAGAAGGAGGATTTGCTACAGTTTACAGAGGCATAGATAAAAGAAATAATCAAGAAGTGGCAATAAAATTGTATAAGAGTACGTCAAAGGATTTCGTAAAAGAAGTAGCAGTCTGGTTAAATTTAAATCATCCTAATATCGTAAAATTGCTTGACTACGACATAACTCCATCACCTTACGTAGTCATGGAACTGATGAAGGGAGGAACATTAGAAGGAAAGAAGTTTGATAAAATTACTGCAACCAGAATTATCTTAGACACTCTTCAAGGTTTAAAGTACGCTCATTCTAAGGGAATCATACATAGGGATATCAAGCCTTCAAACATTTTGCTAGATGAAAATGGAAGAGCAAAAGTCTCTGATTGGGGTATTGCTAAGATTGCAGAAAGGACTACTTCTACAAACTTGTCTATGACTCTTCAGTACGCTTCTCCGGAAGAATTAAGCGGTTTACCAGTAGACGAGAGGAGTGACGTTTATCAAGTTTGTGAAGTGTTTTACGAGATATTAACTGGCGTACCAGCATTTTCTGGCGATTTAATTTCTATCACGGGTAAAAAAATGTCTGAAAATTTTGTTTTGCCTTCAGTCTTTGATTCCTCCTTGAGTAACTTTGATACTCTCTTTAAGAAGTGTTTTTCTCCTAAGAAGGAGGATAGGTATTCTGATGACGAGTTAATTAAGATTTTATCTAATAATTTAATAAATACTGTGAGTGTTACTGTTTCAAAGACTAATTCTACTTATGCTTATGTTGAATTAGCTTACGCTTATGCTACGCTAGGTGATTATGAGAGAGCTTTGTTCTGGTTGAAGGAGTTAAATAAGAGAGTTGACTGTAAAGATGTTATTCAAGTTTTAGAGTTGAAAGTTAAGAGCAATTATTATACGCAAGAGGAAGTGTTGAAGAGGATAGAATTATTGAGAAGTAGAATTGGTTTGCATAGTAGATAA
- a CDS encoding alkaline phosphatase family protein has protein sequence MIIPDYEKDTLYNLSSSILNNYGINTEDSFMTFQNKKLILVLVDGLGWNILQKIKTDELNMNKVIKMHTVFPSTTATALTTLMTAKTPAEHKVLGYTTYIKEIGIINALKYTLPQSSEVDLLKKSGKSMQEILNLKNIGKQIKEKGYKTTSILPNCISRTEFSKTLYSNIDEYRTLWEAFHRIKMYAEKGTDFITLYIPDVDLTAHRFGPYAEPTINASKDILSMIIKYSPKDYNIVITADHGFIQTDKAIFLDENQDFKDVIEMPPFGDARAIFMKTRKDAKILEEKFENFKVYSSDEIIKEGLLSKKEEEKGLIPDYVGIPLDRKVYPYRFKGTYAGHKGHHGALLEEEIEIPLIILNP, from the coding sequence ATGATCATACCAGACTACGAAAAAGACACTCTTTATAACCTCTCTTCCAGCATTTTAAATAATTATGGAATAAATACTGAAGACTCTTTCATGACATTTCAGAATAAAAAGCTGATACTCGTCTTAGTCGACGGTTTAGGTTGGAATATTTTGCAAAAAATAAAAACAGACGAGCTGAATATGAATAAAGTTATAAAAATGCATACAGTATTTCCATCAACGACAGCAACAGCATTAACTACATTAATGACAGCTAAAACTCCGGCAGAACATAAAGTTCTAGGCTATACTACTTACATAAAAGAAATAGGAATAATAAACGCACTAAAATACACACTACCTCAATCATCAGAAGTAGACTTACTAAAAAAATCAGGAAAATCAATGCAAGAAATATTAAACCTAAAAAATATAGGAAAACAAATAAAAGAAAAAGGATACAAAACAACATCAATACTACCTAATTGCATTTCAAGAACAGAATTCTCAAAAACATTATATTCAAACATAGATGAATACAGAACACTATGGGAAGCATTTCACAGAATAAAAATGTACGCAGAAAAAGGAACAGACTTCATAACACTTTACATTCCAGACGTTGATCTAACAGCACACAGATTCGGACCTTATGCAGAACCTACAATAAATGCATCAAAAGACATTTTATCAATGATAATCAAATATTCTCCAAAAGACTATAACATAGTAATAACAGCAGACCACGGATTCATACAAACAGATAAAGCAATATTCTTAGATGAAAACCAAGATTTTAAAGACGTAATAGAAATGCCTCCATTTGGTGACGCGAGAGCAATATTTATGAAAACTAGAAAAGATGCAAAAATATTAGAAGAAAAATTTGAAAATTTTAAAGTATACTCATCAGACGAAATAATTAAAGAAGGATTACTATCAAAGAAAGAAGAAGAAAAAGGATTAATTCCAGACTATGTAGGAATTCCATTAGACAGAAAAGTTTATCCGTACCGTTTCAAAGGTACTTATGCAGGACATAAAGGACATCACGGAGCCTTACTAGAAGAAGAAATCGAAATACCGCTCATAATACTAAATCCATAA
- a CDS encoding DUF3211 domain-containing protein, with protein MLIEKEITTSHEEYALMTILSDPSFTLPKLFPPIKKVESKDRKFHCEGNFVGMKFEMNGNVYVSYNSILFVFTLKSGGVKGDGRLEITINEKSVKLVFSYEGWMNRFSRIFFMSKWFENFAKNLDNDVRMERIKRKI; from the coding sequence ATGTTAATAGAAAAAGAGATAACTACGTCGCATGAAGAGTATGCGTTAATGACGATTTTGTCTGATCCTAGTTTTACTCTTCCTAAACTTTTCCCTCCCATAAAAAAAGTTGAATCCAAGGATCGTAAATTTCACTGTGAAGGAAATTTTGTAGGAATGAAGTTTGAGATGAATGGGAATGTCTACGTTAGTTATAACAGTATATTGTTTGTATTTACGTTGAAGTCTGGTGGCGTAAAGGGAGATGGTAGATTAGAAATTACCATAAACGAAAAATCTGTGAAACTTGTTTTCTCTTATGAAGGCTGGATGAATAGATTTTCAAGAATATTTTTCATGTCTAAATGGTTTGAGAATTTTGCAAAGAATTTGGATAACGATGTTAGAATGGAGAGAATAAAAAGGAAAATATAG
- a CDS encoding CoA-binding protein, with protein MSEEDKTIVEVLRKYKNIATIGFSKDPSKPSHAVPKFLISKGYNVIPVNPTVNEILGRKAYKSLLEVPERVDVVEVFRPSSEIPKIVDEVLERVKEKGDVKVIWLQEGIRNDEAAEKARKAGLIVIQDRCMYKEYKKKIEGVSSPPPAV; from the coding sequence ATGTCCGAAGAAGATAAAACTATTGTAGAAGTTTTAAGGAAGTATAAGAATATTGCTACGATAGGTTTTTCGAAGGATCCTTCTAAGCCTTCCCATGCAGTACCTAAGTTTTTAATATCTAAAGGCTATAATGTAATTCCTGTTAATCCTACAGTTAACGAGATTTTAGGAAGAAAGGCTTACAAGTCCTTATTAGAAGTTCCTGAAAGAGTTGATGTTGTTGAAGTTTTTAGACCTTCTTCTGAAATTCCTAAAATTGTTGATGAAGTATTAGAGAGAGTTAAGGAGAAGGGAGATGTTAAAGTAATATGGTTACAAGAAGGCATTAGAAATGATGAGGCTGCGGAAAAAGCTAGAAAGGCTGGGTTAATAGTTATTCAAGATAGGTGCATGTATAAGGAATATAAGAAGAAAATAGAAGGAGTTAGTTCTCCTCCACCAGCAGTTTAA
- a CDS encoding ankyrin repeat domain-containing protein: protein MFFAKRQLFQAVIINDIVKVEKLLEHGANPNAKFKYGLTPLDWAARFGRVDIAKLLLEHNGDPNAKDDYGRTPLHFAADFRHPDVAELLLEHGADINAKAKNGWTPLHRAADFGSADVTKLLLKYGADINAKDNYGNTPLHRAAENGHADIVKVLLEHGADSNSKNKDGRTPIDIAREMHPELLSIFQSMESK, encoded by the coding sequence ATGTTCTTTGCTAAAAGACAATTATTTCAAGCAGTGATAATTAATGACATTGTAAAAGTAGAGAAATTACTTGAGCATGGTGCAAATCCAAACGCAAAATTCAAGTATGGTCTGACACCACTAGATTGGGCAGCAAGGTTCGGGCGTGTTGATATTGCTAAACTTTTGCTAGAGCATAATGGGGACCCAAACGCAAAAGATGATTATGGTCGAACACCACTACATTTTGCAGCAGATTTTAGACATCCTGATGTTGCTGAACTTTTGCTAGAGCATGGTGCAGACATAAACGCAAAAGCTAAGAATGGTTGGACACCACTACATCGAGCAGCAGATTTCGGGTCTGCTGATGTTACTAAACTTTTACTCAAGTATGGTGCAGATATAAACGCAAAAGATAATTATGGTAATACACCACTACATCGAGCAGCAGAGAACGGACATGCTGATATTGTTAAAGTTTTGCTAGAGCATGGTGCAGACTCAAATTCAAAAAATAAGGATGGTAGGACACCTATCGATATTGCTCGTGAAATGCACCCAGAGCTTTTATCTATTTTCCAATCTATGGAATCTAAATAA
- a CDS encoding protein kinase domain-containing protein, with the protein MKRFLKRSSSLVKFKPYIVKLLDYDITPSPYVVMELMRGGTLESKKFDKITATRIILDTLNGLKYAHSKGIVHRDIKPSNILLDENGRAKVIGYC; encoded by the coding sequence ATCAAAAGATTCCTTAAAAGAAGTAGTAGTCTGGTTAAATTTAAACCATATATTGTTAAATTGCTTGACTACGATATAACTCCATCACCTTACGTAGTCATGGAATTAATGAGAGGAGGAACTTTAGAAAGCAAGAAATTTGATAAAATTACTGCAACCAGAATTATCCTGGATACTCTTAATGGTTTAAAGTACGCTCATTCTAAGGGGATCGTACATAGGGATATTAAACCTTCGAACATTCTGTTAGACGAGAATGGAAGAGCAAAAGTGATTGGGTATTGCTAA
- a CDS encoding IS110 family transposase: MEGQKAGIDVGKKNLYLSYQGKIYKLNNDEQGYEEIRKILPKETKIILEDSGIYTRRVLRALGKEYEIRILNPLIISKHKSIRGKKSDKIDAKRLEEIKLDETRMAKISKERELTTQWDFITKTTSKIKNRIRRDLNSLGLEDKLNKKNIEKTLSMNEPEAEEIKFLLQELKHFEEQKKKIEEELKSLIPRDHVIFTIPGIGEIIGSLIVARVGDFSRFPTKKKFVAYCGLDPFTEQSGSRVLNQGISKRGDALLRKLFYLSALVAIRVNPTIKEFYENHRGKLRGKKLVIACARKLAVITWAVCYYNKPYNEL; the protein is encoded by the coding sequence ATGGAGGGACAAAAAGCAGGAATAGATGTAGGAAAGAAAAACTTGTATTTAAGCTACCAAGGTAAAATATACAAATTAAACAACGATGAACAAGGATATGAAGAAATACGAAAAATACTACCAAAAGAAACAAAAATAATACTAGAGGATTCAGGAATATACACTAGAAGAGTTCTAAGAGCACTAGGCAAAGAGTACGAGATAAGAATACTAAACCCCTTGATAATATCAAAACACAAGAGCATAAGAGGAAAGAAAAGTGATAAAATAGACGCTAAAAGGCTTGAAGAAATAAAACTAGATGAAACAAGAATGGCAAAGATCTCAAAAGAAAGAGAACTAACAACCCAATGGGACTTCATAACAAAAACAACAAGCAAAATAAAAAACAGAATAAGAAGAGACCTAAACTCCTTAGGACTTGAGGACAAACTAAACAAGAAAAACATTGAAAAAACCTTGAGCATGAACGAACCAGAAGCTGAAGAAATAAAATTCCTACTACAAGAACTAAAACATTTTGAAGAACAAAAGAAGAAGATAGAAGAGGAGTTAAAATCCCTAATCCCAAGAGACCACGTGATCTTCACAATCCCGGGTATTGGTGAGATCATTGGTTCCTTGATAGTTGCTAGAGTTGGGGACTTCTCTCGCTTCCCAACTAAAAAGAAGTTTGTAGCTTACTGTGGCTTAGACCCCTTTACCGAACAAAGTGGTTCAAGAGTTCTGAATCAAGGAATTTCAAAACGTGGTGATGCCTTGTTGAGAAAACTATTTTATCTTTCTGCCTTAGTTGCGATTAGGGTTAATCCTACTATCAAGGAATTTTACGAGAATCACAGGGGGAAGTTGAGGGGAAAGAAGTTAGTTATCGCTTGTGCGAGGAAGTTAGCTGTTATTACTTGGGCTGTTTGTTATTACAATAAACCCTACAACGAGTTGTAG
- a CDS encoding lipoate--protein ligase family protein codes for MRLIIEEGNPGSRQMALDETMMILLSKDIIPQTVRFWNFSPTTLSLGRFLSVKDWVNEEELNKFNIPLIRRFTGGGPALHDEKGEITWSVAIKGNDMMKAYETIGKALVYSLKLFGLNGTFSPINDVTVEGKKVVGMAGAMKRGAILVHGTFMFDTNLEYMSVIKMPKVKEIERGPAKSRVSTISALLGEKISRKEALQKIVEGFSSVFQLKEGELTEIERDFSEELKYKYNSKEWTYLR; via the coding sequence ATGAGACTTATAATAGAAGAAGGTAATCCTGGAAGTAGACAAATGGCATTAGACGAAACAATGATGATCCTCCTTTCTAAGGATATTATACCACAAACTGTTAGATTTTGGAACTTCTCTCCTACAACACTCAGTTTAGGAAGATTTTTGTCCGTAAAGGACTGGGTAAACGAAGAAGAGTTAAATAAATTTAACATTCCATTAATAAGGAGATTCACTGGAGGAGGCCCTGCATTGCACGATGAGAAAGGAGAAATAACGTGGTCAGTTGCAATTAAAGGAAACGATATGATGAAAGCTTACGAAACTATAGGAAAAGCATTAGTTTACTCTTTAAAACTCTTTGGATTAAATGGAACTTTTTCTCCAATTAACGATGTTACAGTAGAAGGCAAAAAAGTAGTGGGTATGGCAGGAGCGATGAAAAGAGGAGCAATCCTAGTTCACGGAACTTTCATGTTCGACACAAATCTGGAGTACATGAGTGTTATAAAAATGCCAAAAGTTAAAGAAATTGAAAGAGGACCAGCTAAATCAAGGGTATCAACAATTTCAGCTCTCCTAGGAGAAAAAATAAGCAGAAAAGAAGCTTTACAGAAAATAGTTGAAGGGTTTTCATCAGTATTTCAATTAAAAGAAGGAGAATTAACTGAAATAGAAAGGGACTTTTCAGAAGAATTGAAGTATAAGTATAACAGCAAGGAGTGGACTTATTTAAGATGA